The Armatimonadota bacterium nucleotide sequence GTCCCGGATGGTGCCGCGGCGCTCGCGGGTCGGGCGCAGGACCGCCTCTACCCTCTGCCCGATGCGCACCGCCTCGGGCGGACCGGCCAGCGGGACCAGCAGCGAGCCGTCGGTCCCGTCGATGGCCACGACCCCGAACACCTGCGGCTGCGGGAGCCTCCGCCCCCGGCGGTCGCGCCGGACCACGGTGAAGGTGTGCACGGTGCCGCGCGGAGGCACCTCGTCCCAGTACCTCGAGAGGTCGACGAAGCACTGGCGGCAGTACAGGCGCGGGGGGAGGTAGGTCGTGCCGCACTCGGGGCAGCGGGTGACGCTCAGGCGCCCGCGGCGGCGCAGCACGTCGAAGAAGCGCTCGCCGGCCACGCCGGCGGTGTAGCGAAAGGCCACGGGGATCGCCCCGCTCCAGGCCCGCAGCGCCTCCCCGGAGGTGAGCTTGGTCTTCAGCCCCATGGTCCGCGTCCCTCCCGCCCGCTGCGCCGCCCCGCTGCGGGGCGGCGCTACTCCACCAGCGCGAAGTGCCGGATGTCGGTGATGGCGCCGGTGCGCTCCTCCGCCGGCCGCCACACCGCGCGCACCCGCGCCCCCACCCGCACCCGCTGCAGGATCCCCTCCACCGTGGTACTGCCCAGGTCCCCGAGCAGGTGGAGGAACCCCACCCGCGGCTGCGTGCCGTCGATCTCGATGACCGCCGGGACCTGCGGGACCTCGAGCCGCCGGAGGTCCCAGGTGATGGTGCAGATGGAGAAGGTGTTCACCGTGCCGGTGTCCGGCAGCTCCACCCAGGCGTCCATCGGGCGGAAGCACCACTCGCAGAACGCCCGCGGCGGGGTGACGGTGCGCCGGCACCGGTCGCATCGCACGCCCAGGATGCGCCCCTCGCGCAGCCCCTCCAGGAAGCGGCTGACCGCCACACCGGCGTCCCAGCGGTAGAGCAGGCGCGGGTCCCAGTGCTCTAGGCTGACCCGCCCCTCCTGCACCTGCGCTTCGGACAGCGGCGTCCCGCGCAGGCCGCGGGCTTCGGCGGGGACGCCGCCTTTCAACGCCGCGTCGGGGAGCTCCCGCGCCTCGGGTGCGCGTTCCCGCGGGGCCGCCGGGCGCGCGGGAGCCGTGGCCCGCCCGGCCGCCCTCCGGGCGCGGTGCGCTGTGGGTCGTGACCGTGCCATTACCTCACCTCGTCCGCACCGGCACCGATCCGCCCCCGGGCCTGGCGGGTCGAGCGCCCCGGGGGCTAGACGCCCAGGACGACCACGGTGCCGATCTGCATCAGGTCCCCCCAGGCCTGCGCCAGACCGCGCCTGGGGGCGTTGGGCACCTGGCGCGGGCCCGCCTCCCCGCGCAGCTGCCAGAAGATCTCGCAGACCTTCATGAGCCCGGCGGCGGCGATCGGGTTCCCCACCCCCAGCAGCCCGCCGGACGGCGAGCTGGGCAGCGCCCCCTCCCGGTCGAACCGGCCGCGGACCAGGTCCTCGGCCGCCTTGCCGCGGTCGGCCAGCAGCAGCCCCTCCAGGTGGTGCAGCTCCTTGTAGGCGAAGGGGTCGTAGGGCTCGACGACGTGGATCTCGCGCCGCGGGTCGGTGATGCCGGCCATGGCGTAGGCCATGCGCGCGGCCTGCTCGACGTAGCGCGGGTAGGCCAGGTCCCGGTTCCCCCAGTAGGAGGTGTCGAGCGACCAGCCGATCCCCTCCACCCAGACGGGGCGGGGGCTCAGGCGCCGGGCCACCCGCTCGCTGGCCAGCACGATGGCCGCCGCCCCGTCGGAGACCGGGCTGACCATCAGGCGGTGCACCGGCCAGGCCACGACCTCCGAGGCCAGCACCTGCTCCACCGTCACCGCCTCGGCCACCTGCGAGGCCGGGTGGCCCAGGGCGTTGCGCTTGTTCTTGACGGAGACGAGGGCGATCTCCTCGTTGCGGATCCCATAGGTCTGCATGTAGCGCGTCTGCTCGAGGGCGAAGATCCACAGCAGGTTGGGCCCCAGCGGCCGCTCGATGGTGTGGTCGAAGATGGTGATGAAGGCGGCCTGGGGGTGGGGCTGGGTGGGGCTCATCTTCTCCTCGGCCACCACCAGCACCAGGTCGAACATCCCCGAGGCCACCAGCGTCCACCCGGAGATGATGCTGAAGACCCCCGACCCGCCCCCCACGTAGACGCGGAAGTAGGGCTTGCGGTACGCGCCGGCGCCGTCCAGCAGGTACTCGCCCTTCATGTGCTGCCCGTCGAAGGCGTCCGGGGCGGAGGCCATGACCACCGCCTCCACGTCACGGCGGCGCACCCCCGCGCTCTCCAGCGCCTGGCCGGCGGCGTAGTAGCTGAGCTCCTTCCCGGTCTCCAGGGCGCGGCGGACGAAGCGGGACAGCCCCGCCCCGATCACCGCCACCCGGCGCGAGCCGCGTCGCCGCATCACGAGGCCCTCACCATCACGCCGCGCCCAGCACCACGGCACCGCCGGTCGTCGTGGGGACGCCGCGCCAGGAGAGGACGACGGCGGTCCGCACGCCGGGTACCTGCATCGGCCCGGCCTCGCCGCGCACCTGCAGGGCGGTCACGGCCACGCGCACGAGCGCCGAAGCGTCGTACCCGTACCCCATCCCCAGGTGCCCTCCGGAGGCGTTCACCCGGTCCGCCGCGGCCAGCGCCGCGCCCTCCCGCAGCGCGCCGCCGGGCGGCAGGCCGAGCGCCGCCTCCAGGTGCTGGAGCTGCTTGTGGGCGTAGGTGTCGTCGACCTCGAAGAGGTCGACCTCGCGCCCGGGCGCCCGGAGGCCGGCGTCGCGGTAGGCCATGGCCGCCGCCAGGTGCGCGTAGGTCGCCTCCGCCCAGGGGCGGCCGCTGAGGGAGGGCTCGTCGGAGGCCCAGCCGATGCCGCGCACCATCACCGGACGGCCCCGCAGCGCCCGCGCCGTCTCCGGGGCGGCCAGCACCAGGACGACGGCCCCGTCGGCGGTCTGGCTCACCATGGCCGCCCGCAGGGGATCGGCCACCACGGTGTCCGTCAGCACCTGCTCCACCGTGAGGTCGGCCCCATAGGCGGCGAAGGGGTTGCGCAGCGCCCGGCGGCGGTTGGCCACCACCACCTCGGCCACGGCGCGCTCCGGCACGCCCGCCTCGTGCAGGTAGCGGCGCATCTCCAGCGCGGCCACGGCGTGGGGGTCGAGGCCCCAGGGGCGCTCGTAGGTGGGGTCGAGCGCCATGGCCAGCACCTCCTCGTGCTCCAGCACGTTGCTGGCCTTGCTGTGCGCTTCGACCACGACGACGTCAGCGGCCCCGGAGCGGATGAGCAGGCAGGCCGCGGCCAGCCCCTGCAGCCCGTCCCCGGCGACCGTCTGCACCGGCTTGAGCACCGCCCCCAGCTGGTCGGGGGTGTACTCGTCGGTGATGGAGGTCCCCTCGTGCAGGTCCTCCGCCACGGTGACCACGCCGTCCACGTCGCGCGGATCCACCCCGGCGTCGGCGTAGGCGCGGGTAGCCGCCTCGAAGACCAGCTCCCGGAAGGAGAGGTCGGGGGAGACAGGGCGGAGCGGCGTGAGCCCGATGCCGGCGATGGCCACGAGGTTGTCCACGGGAGTCCTCCGGTCGGAACCCCCCAAGAGTTCTCGACGCCCCCGCCGCACCCCTCCAGACCGCGCGCACCGGGCGGGCCGCCGCGCCAGGGGCGCGAGCAGGGGAGGCGTGCGCGGGGCACGAACCAGATGAAGGCCGCATGGAGTTCGCCCTCAGCGAGGAGCACCGCCTGCTCCAGGCCACCGTCCGGGAGTTCGCGGCACGGGAGATCGAGCCCCAGGCCGCGGCCCTGGACCGGGAGCACCGCTACCCGGCGGAGATCATCCAGCAGGCCGCCCGGCTCGGCCTCATGGCCATGATGGTCCCGGAGCAGTACGGCGGGGCCGGCATGGACGCGCTGGCCTACGTCATCGCCCAGGAGGAGCTGGCCCGCGCCTCCGCCGGGGTCCAGGTGATCATCAGCGTGAACAACTCGCTGGTGTGCGACCCCATCCTGGCCTTCGGGACCGAGGAGCAGAAGCGGCGCTACCTCCCGCGGCTGGCGGACGGGCGGTCGCTCGGCTGCTACTGCCTGACCGAGCCGGAGGCCGGCTCCGACGCCATGGCGCTGACCACCCGGGCGGAGCGGCGCGGCGGGGAGTGGGTGCTGAACGGCCGCAAGGTCTTCGTCACCAACGGGGTGGAGGCGGACCTCTGCATCGTCTACGCCCGCACCGAGCCCGTCCCCGGCGCCCGGGGGATCTCGGCCTTCATCGTCGAGAAGGCGTTCCCCGGCATCAGCGTGGGGAAGGTCGAGCGCAAGCTCGGCATCCGCTGCTCGTCCACGGCCGAGATCCTCCTCGACGACTGCCGCGTGCCGGCGGAGAACCTCCTGGGGGAGCGGGGGCAGGGAGGCCGCATCGCCCTGGCCACGCTGGACGGCGGCCGCACCGGCATCGCCGCCCAGGCGGTGGGCATCGCCCGCGCCGCCCTGGAGGCGTGCGTCGCCTACGCGCGGGAGCGCCGCCAGTTCGGCCGGCCCATCGGGGAGTTTCAGGCGATCCAGTGGACGCTGGCCGACATGGCCACCCGCATCGACGCCGCCCGGCTCCTCACCTACCGCGCCGCCTGGCTGCGCGACCAGGGGCAGCCCTACACGCGCGAGGCCTCGGTGGCCAAGCTGGTGGCCGCCGAGACGGCCACGTGGGCCACCGCCCGGGCGGTCCGGCTCTTCGGCGGCTACGGCTACATCGAGGACTACCCGGTGGAGCGCTACTACCGGGACGCCAAGATCACCGAGATCTACGAGGGGACGAGCGAGATCCAGCGCCTGGTGATCAGCCGCCAGGTGCTAGGATCGAAGTGACGCCGCCGCAGGCGGCGGGCGCGCGGCCCCGGCGGGGGCGCGGCGGAGGGCGAGGATGGAGATCGTCGTCTGCATCAAGCAGGTGCCCGACACCGAGGCGCCGATCCGCATCCGGCCGGACGGCAGCGGCATCGACGAGACCGGAGTGAACCTGGTGATGAACTACTACGACGAGCACGCCACCGAGGCCGCCCTGCAGCTGCGCGAGCGGTTCGGGGGGACGGTGACCCTGGTCAGCGTCGGGCCGGAGCGGGCGCGGGAGGCGCTGCGCCAGGGGCTGGCCATGGGCGCCGACGAGGCCGTCCTGGTGAGCGACCCGCGTCTGGCCCGGGCCGACCACCTCCAGGTAGCGCGCGTGCTGGCCGCCGTCATCGCCCCCCGCCGGCCCGACCTGGTGATCTGCGGCAAGCTCAGCACCGACGACAACGCCGCCCTGGTGGGACCGGCGCTGGCGGCGCTGCTGGACCTGCCGCAGGCCACGGCGGTGAGCCGGCTCGAGGTGGCCGAGGACGCCACCCATGCCCTGGTTCACCGGGAGCTGGAGGGGGCCGTCGAGGTCCTGGAGCTGCCGCTGCCGGCGCTGCTCACCGTGGAGCGCAACCTCAACGAGCCGCGCTACCCGTCGCTGCCGGGCATCATGAAGGCCAAGCGCAAGGAGATCCCCGTGCTCACCCTGGAGGCGGCGGGGATCGACCCCGAGGCGCTGGGCACGCCGGGTGCCGTGCTGGAGCGCCTGGCGCCCCCGCCGGCGCGCCCGCCGGGGCAGCGGGTGGACGGCCAGGACCCGGACGCGGCGGTCGAGGCCATCGTGCGCTACCTGGCCGAGACGGCGAAGGTGCTGTGATGGCCGGGGGGATCTGGGTCCTGGTGGCCCGCGAGGACGGCGCCGTGCGCCGCCTCACCTACGAGCTGCTGGGCAAGGCCCGCGAGCTGGCCGGCCAGGGGCGTGTGGCGGCGGTGCTGGTGGGCGGCGAGGGGGGCGTGGACGCCGAAGCGCTGGGCGCCTACGGGGCCGACGAGGTGCTCGTGCTCGCGGCCCCGGCGCTGGCCGCCTACACGGCGGAGGCCTACACGGCGGCCCTCCTCCCCCTCCTGGCCCAGGAGCGGCCGGAGGTGTTGCTCATCGGCTCGACGGCCCAGGGACGCGACCTGGCGCCGCGCCTGGCCGTGCGCGCCGGGGCGGCCATCGTTACCGACTGCCAGACGCTGGCGCGGGAGGACGGGGCGCTCGTGGCCATCCGTCCGATGTACACGCGCAAGGCCATCGGCACGGTGCGGCTGCTCCCCGGCCGGCTGCACATCGCCGTGGTCCTGCCGGGGGTCTTCCCCGTCCCGCCCCGGCGCGACCGGCGCGCGGAGGTGCGGCGCGTCCCCGTCCCGCCCGAGGTGGGGAGCCGGGCGCGCGTGCGCGAGGTGCGGGCGCTGGAGCGGGAGACGGTGCCGCTCACCGAGGCGGACATCGTCGTCTCCGGCGGCCGGGGCCTGCGCGGCCCCGAGCACTTCGCCCTGCTCGAGGAGCTGGCCCGCGCGCTGGGCGGGGCGGTGGGCTCGTCGCGGCCGCCGGTGGACTCGGGGTGGGTGCCGCACGACTACGAGATCGGGCAGACCGGCAAGACCGTGGCCCCGCAGGTCTACCTGGCTGTGGGGATCTCGGGCGCCCCCCAGCACCTGGCCGGGATGTCCGGCAGCAAGCACATCATCGCCATCAACAAGGACCCGCAGGCGCCCATCTTCCAGGTGGCCGACCTGGGCGTGGTGGGGGACCTCTTCGAGATCGTCCCCCGCCTGACCGCGGCGGTGCGGCGGCGGAAGCAGGCGGGGCCGTGACGGGTCCCCGGCACGGGGCATGAGCGAGGCAGACGAGGGAGGCGTAGCACCGATGGACCCGGAGGCGCTGGCACGCCTGGAGGCGGAGCGTCGCCGCTGGGAGGCGACGACCCTGCGGGAGGCCCTGGCGGCGCGTCCCGAACGGCGGGAGCGCTTCTCCACGATCTCGGACGTGGAGGTCGGGCGCCTCTACACGCCGGCGGACGTGGCCGACCTCGACTACCTGCGCG carries:
- a CDS encoding electron transfer flavoprotein subunit beta/FixA family protein; amino-acid sequence: MEIVVCIKQVPDTEAPIRIRPDGSGIDETGVNLVMNYYDEHATEAALQLRERFGGTVTLVSVGPERAREALRQGLAMGADEAVLVSDPRLARADHLQVARVLAAVIAPRRPDLVICGKLSTDDNAALVGPALAALLDLPQATAVSRLEVAEDATHALVHRELEGAVEVLELPLPALLTVERNLNEPRYPSLPGIMKAKRKEIPVLTLEAAGIDPEALGTPGAVLERLAPPPARPPGQRVDGQDPDAAVEAIVRYLAETAKVL
- a CDS encoding acyl-CoA dehydrogenase gives rise to the protein MEFALSEEHRLLQATVREFAAREIEPQAAALDREHRYPAEIIQQAARLGLMAMMVPEQYGGAGMDALAYVIAQEELARASAGVQVIISVNNSLVCDPILAFGTEEQKRRYLPRLADGRSLGCYCLTEPEAGSDAMALTTRAERRGGEWVLNGRKVFVTNGVEADLCIVYARTEPVPGARGISAFIVEKAFPGISVGKVERKLGIRCSSTAEILLDDCRVPAENLLGERGQGGRIALATLDGGRTGIAAQAVGIARAALEACVAYARERRQFGRPIGEFQAIQWTLADMATRIDAARLLTYRAAWLRDQGQPYTREASVAKLVAAETATWATARAVRLFGGYGYIEDYPVERYYRDAKITEIYEGTSEIQRLVISRQVLGSK
- a CDS encoding thiolase domain-containing protein, which codes for MRRRGSRRVAVIGAGLSRFVRRALETGKELSYYAAGQALESAGVRRRDVEAVVMASAPDAFDGQHMKGEYLLDGAGAYRKPYFRVYVGGGSGVFSIISGWTLVASGMFDLVLVVAEEKMSPTQPHPQAAFITIFDHTIERPLGPNLLWIFALEQTRYMQTYGIRNEEIALVSVKNKRNALGHPASQVAEAVTVEQVLASEVVAWPVHRLMVSPVSDGAAAIVLASERVARRLSPRPVWVEGIGWSLDTSYWGNRDLAYPRYVEQAARMAYAMAGITDPRREIHVVEPYDPFAYKELHHLEGLLLADRGKAAEDLVRGRFDREGALPSSPSGGLLGVGNPIAAAGLMKVCEIFWQLRGEAGPRQVPNAPRRGLAQAWGDLMQIGTVVVLGV
- a CDS encoding Zn-ribbon domain-containing OB-fold protein; its protein translation is MGLKTKLTSGEALRAWSGAIPVAFRYTAGVAGERFFDVLRRRGRLSVTRCPECGTTYLPPRLYCRQCFVDLSRYWDEVPPRGTVHTFTVVRRDRRGRRLPQPQVFGVVAIDGTDGSLLVPLAGPPEAVRIGQRVEAVLRPTRERRGTIRDILYFR
- a CDS encoding acetyl-CoA acetyltransferase; amino-acid sequence: MDNLVAIAGIGLTPLRPVSPDLSFRELVFEAATRAYADAGVDPRDVDGVVTVAEDLHEGTSITDEYTPDQLGAVLKPVQTVAGDGLQGLAAACLLIRSGAADVVVVEAHSKASNVLEHEEVLAMALDPTYERPWGLDPHAVAALEMRRYLHEAGVPERAVAEVVVANRRRALRNPFAAYGADLTVEQVLTDTVVADPLRAAMVSQTADGAVVLVLAAPETARALRGRPVMVRGIGWASDEPSLSGRPWAEATYAHLAAAMAYRDAGLRAPGREVDLFEVDDTYAHKQLQHLEAALGLPPGGALREGAALAAADRVNASGGHLGMGYGYDASALVRVAVTALQVRGEAGPMQVPGVRTAVVLSWRGVPTTTGGAVVLGAA
- a CDS encoding Zn-ribbon domain-containing OB-fold protein, whose translation is MARSRPTAHRARRAAGRATAPARPAAPRERAPEARELPDAALKGGVPAEARGLRGTPLSEAQVQEGRVSLEHWDPRLLYRWDAGVAVSRFLEGLREGRILGVRCDRCRRTVTPPRAFCEWCFRPMDAWVELPDTGTVNTFSICTITWDLRRLEVPQVPAVIEIDGTQPRVGFLHLLGDLGSTTVEGILQRVRVGARVRAVWRPAEERTGAITDIRHFALVE
- a CDS encoding electron transfer flavoprotein subunit alpha/FixB family protein, which produces MAGGIWVLVAREDGAVRRLTYELLGKARELAGQGRVAAVLVGGEGGVDAEALGAYGADEVLVLAAPALAAYTAEAYTAALLPLLAQERPEVLLIGSTAQGRDLAPRLAVRAGAAIVTDCQTLAREDGALVAIRPMYTRKAIGTVRLLPGRLHIAVVLPGVFPVPPRRDRRAEVRRVPVPPEVGSRARVREVRALERETVPLTEADIVVSGGRGLRGPEHFALLEELARALGGAVGSSRPPVDSGWVPHDYEIGQTGKTVAPQVYLAVGISGAPQHLAGMSGSKHIIAINKDPQAPIFQVADLGVVGDLFEIVPRLTAAVRRRKQAGP